In Acidovorax sp. GBBC 1281, a single window of DNA contains:
- a CDS encoding flagellin — translation MASTINTNVASLTAQRNLGMSQNSLTTSMARLSSGLRITSAKDDAAGSSIAERMNTQIKGLAVAARNANDGISLAQTAEGALGKVGDMLQRMRELSVQASNATNSTKDRAALQSEVKQLTDEIDRVAKQTSFNGQKILDGSFAGALFQVGANSGENITVGALTNSSAAGLSNIEYSTGSVTSLNASDTTVTGFGTKIAAGGLTIQVGSASAIDLGEIKAAGSGVERLGQVVSAINNKSADTGVTAFLTKKDDGTYDLEFASSKLNSATPPVPETITFGGTTGFSVANTGFAAPTLAAATGTDKKGIDTVTVATQKDAWVSLKKIDSAIDQVNSARADLGALQSRFENSVGNINIQAENLSASRGRIVDADFAKETANLSRTQILQQAGTAMVAQANQLPQGVLSLLR, via the coding sequence ATGGCCTCTACCATCAACACCAATGTCGCTTCCCTGACTGCTCAGCGCAATCTGGGAATGTCGCAAAACTCTCTCACCACCTCGATGGCTCGCCTGTCCTCGGGTTTGCGCATCACCAGCGCCAAGGATGATGCAGCAGGATCTTCGATCGCCGAGCGCATGAACACCCAGATCAAGGGTCTGGCCGTGGCGGCCCGCAACGCCAACGACGGCATCTCGCTGGCCCAGACGGCAGAAGGCGCCCTGGGCAAGGTCGGCGACATGCTGCAACGGATGCGTGAACTGTCGGTGCAGGCCAGCAATGCCACCAACAGCACCAAGGACCGCGCTGCACTGCAATCCGAAGTGAAGCAGCTCACCGACGAAATCGACCGCGTTGCCAAGCAAACCAGCTTCAACGGCCAGAAGATCCTGGACGGCAGCTTCGCAGGCGCCCTGTTCCAGGTCGGTGCCAACTCCGGTGAAAACATCACCGTCGGCGCCCTGACCAATTCGTCGGCTGCGGGCCTGTCGAACATCGAGTACTCCACGGGCAGCGTGACCTCCCTGAATGCTTCCGACACGACGGTCACGGGCTTCGGCACCAAGATCGCTGCCGGTGGCCTGACGATCCAGGTGGGCTCGGCATCCGCCATCGATCTGGGCGAAATCAAGGCTGCCGGCTCTGGTGTTGAGCGTCTGGGCCAAGTGGTTTCCGCAATCAACAACAAGTCCGCCGACACCGGTGTGACCGCCTTCCTGACCAAGAAGGACGACGGCACGTACGACCTGGAATTTGCTTCGTCCAAGCTGAACAGTGCAACGCCTCCCGTGCCGGAAACCATCACCTTCGGCGGCACGACCGGCTTCTCCGTGGCGAACACGGGCTTCGCCGCCCCGACGCTCGCGGCCGCCACCGGCACCGACAAGAAGGGCATCGACACCGTGACCGTCGCGACGCAGAAGGACGCATGGGTTTCCCTGAAGAAGATCGACAGCGCGATCGACCAGGTGAACTCCGCACGTGCCGACCTCGGCGCTCTGCAAAGCCGCTTCGAGAACTCGGTGGGCAACATCAACATCCAGGCCGAGAATCTGTCGGCATCGCGTGGCCGGATCGTGGACGCCGACTTCGCCAAGGAAACGGCGAACCTGTCGCGCACGCAGATCCTGCAACAGGCGGGCACTGCGATGGTGGCCCAGGCCAACCAGCTGCCCCAGGGCGTGCTGTCCCTGCTGCGTTAA
- a CDS encoding flagellin — MASTINTNIASLNAQRNLGMSAASLTTTMQRLSSGLRVNSAKDDAAGMAIAERMNTQVKGLAVASRNANDGISLAQTAEGALGKVGDMLQRMRELAVQASNATNSKADRAALQSEVKQLTDEIDRVSKQTSFNGQKILDGSFAGALFQVGANSGDNVTLGALADTRASGLSSIMYSSTSTAIAVDASDTSISAFGSAIPAGGLTIQVGSGSAIDLGSIKAAGSGVERLGQVISAINNKTADTGVTAFLTKNDDGSYGLEFASSKLTNAVPPVPETVTFGGTTGFTVANTGFTPPTLTNATGTGQKGIDSVDVGTQSQAWVALKKIDSAIDQVNSARADLGALQSRFENAIANIDIQGENMSAARGRIVDADFAKETANLSRTQILQQAGTAMVAQANQLPQQVLKLLQG; from the coding sequence ATGGCCTCGACGATCAACACCAACATCGCCTCACTCAACGCCCAGCGCAATCTGGGAATGTCGGCAGCCTCGCTGACGACCACCATGCAGAGGCTGTCTTCCGGCCTGCGCGTCAACAGTGCCAAGGACGACGCGGCCGGCATGGCCATCGCCGAGCGCATGAACACCCAGGTCAAGGGCCTGGCCGTGGCCTCCCGCAACGCCAACGACGGCATCTCGCTGGCCCAGACGGCAGAAGGCGCCCTGGGCAAGGTGGGCGACATGCTGCAGCGGATGCGCGAACTGGCCGTTCAGGCCAGCAACGCCACGAACAGCAAGGCCGACCGGGCCGCGTTGCAGTCCGAAGTCAAGCAACTCACCGACGAAATCGACCGCGTCTCCAAGCAGACCAGCTTCAACGGTCAGAAGATCCTGGACGGCAGCTTTGCGGGCGCCCTGTTCCAGGTGGGCGCCAATTCCGGCGACAACGTCACGCTCGGCGCCCTGGCGGACACCCGCGCCTCGGGCCTGTCCAGCATCATGTACTCAAGCACGAGCACCGCGATCGCCGTGGACGCGTCGGACACGTCGATCTCCGCCTTCGGCAGCGCGATCCCCGCGGGCGGCCTGACGATCCAGGTCGGTTCGGGCTCCGCCATCGACCTGGGAAGCATCAAGGCCGCCGGCTCCGGCGTGGAACGTCTCGGCCAGGTGATCTCGGCGATCAACAACAAGACGGCCGATACGGGTGTGACCGCCTTCCTGACCAAGAACGACGACGGCAGCTACGGGCTGGAGTTCGCCTCCTCGAAACTGACGAATGCCGTTCCCCCCGTGCCGGAGACCGTGACGTTCGGCGGCACGACCGGGTTCACCGTGGCCAATACGGGCTTTACCCCGCCCACGCTGACGAACGCCACGGGCACCGGCCAGAAAGGGATCGACAGCGTCGATGTCGGAACGCAGAGCCAGGCTTGGGTGGCCCTCAAAAAGATCGACAGCGCGATCGACCAGGTCAATTCGGCGCGCGCGGACCTCGGGGCCCTGCAAAGCCGCTTCGAAAATGCCATCGCCAATATCGACATCCAGGGCGAGAACATGTCGGCAGCCCGCGGCCGCATCGTGGATGCAGACTTTGCCAAGGAAACGGCGAACCTGTCGCGCACGCAGATCCTGCAGCAGGCGGGCACTGCGATGGTGGCCCAGGCGAACCAGTTGCCCCAGCAGGTGCTGAAACTCCTGCAGGGCTGA
- a CDS encoding acyl carrier protein: MPSPSIEQFIESFLTAVDFQEPVEVTADTELRALPEWDSLAALGVIVMFDVEYGKTIVGDDLKNCVTVTDLYKLLG, translated from the coding sequence ATGCCTTCGCCTTCCATCGAGCAATTCATCGAAAGCTTTCTGACCGCCGTCGATTTCCAGGAGCCGGTGGAGGTCACCGCGGATACCGAACTGCGTGCTCTGCCCGAGTGGGACTCCCTTGCCGCCCTGGGTGTCATCGTGATGTTCGACGTGGAGTACGGGAAAACCATCGTGGGCGACGACCTGAAGAACTGCGTCACGGTCACGGACCTCTACAAGCTGTTGGGGTAG
- a CDS encoding ketoacyl-ACP synthase III has product MPKRVVSNLEDCPPKIRSERERLVRNIGIQQRRLCASWQCFSDLAQDATEKLLQELQWAREDVHALIVVTQSPDYPIPSTAIILQDKLGLSQSTIAFDVNLGCSGYPFGLHLLGSMIASGTVKKGLLLVGDRSASEKDPLFSDAGTATALEFDPSAAPMYFDLNSDGSGYKAIIKPVGGHREPYAFHHSIPTRDEDGELQWPDRLLLDGPAVLSFSTQKIPPAVERTLQYAGVSKDDVDYFVFHQANRMINETIRKKLALPPEKVPSTLADYGNTSGATLPVTMTARLNETLASGTHKLLLSGFGIGLSWGTCILDIAGARFPAMLES; this is encoded by the coding sequence GTGCCCAAGCGCGTGGTTTCCAACCTCGAGGATTGCCCTCCGAAAATCCGCTCGGAGCGGGAAAGGCTGGTTCGCAACATCGGCATCCAGCAGCGCCGCCTGTGCGCGTCGTGGCAATGCTTTTCCGATCTGGCGCAAGACGCCACGGAAAAGCTGCTGCAGGAACTGCAGTGGGCCCGCGAAGACGTGCACGCGTTGATCGTCGTGACGCAGTCGCCCGACTATCCCATTCCCTCCACCGCCATCATCTTGCAGGACAAGCTCGGGCTGTCGCAGTCCACGATCGCGTTCGACGTGAATCTCGGCTGCTCTGGCTACCCGTTCGGGTTGCACCTGCTGGGCAGCATGATCGCGTCCGGCACGGTGAAAAAGGGCCTGCTGCTGGTGGGAGACCGCTCCGCAAGCGAAAAGGACCCGCTGTTCTCTGACGCCGGCACGGCGACCGCACTGGAATTCGATCCTTCAGCCGCGCCCATGTATTTCGACCTCAACAGCGACGGCAGCGGCTACAAAGCCATCATCAAACCGGTGGGTGGGCATCGGGAGCCCTATGCCTTTCATCACAGCATCCCCACGCGCGACGAGGACGGGGAACTGCAATGGCCGGACCGCCTCCTCCTCGACGGACCGGCCGTGCTCAGCTTCTCCACGCAGAAAATTCCTCCGGCCGTGGAGCGCACGCTGCAATATGCAGGCGTGTCCAAGGACGATGTCGACTACTTCGTCTTCCATCAGGCCAACCGGATGATCAATGAAACCATCCGCAAGAAGCTGGCACTCCCCCCTGAGAAAGTCCCATCGACGCTGGCCGACTATGGCAACACCAGTGGGGCGACCCTGCCGGTCACCATGACCGCGCGCCTGAACGAAACGCTGGCCAGCGGCACGCACAAGCTGCTGCTGAGCGGCTTCGGCATCGGCCTGTCCTGGGGCACGTGCATCCTGGACATTGCAGGGGCACGCTTCCCGGCCATGCTGGAGTCTTGA
- a CDS encoding SDR family NAD(P)-dependent oxidoreductase has translation MDATPTPFHLQGQRILVTGATSGLGHAIAIACARMGAQVIGVGRDEERLTRTLQALQAVAPAAEHLVVRADLTQPTDRSALVEQIASVPLNGIVHSAGISRLSPVRMITEQHLREVQSINVDAPMLLTQTLLKRNLIAPGGSMVFIASIAAHIGVPGVAAYSGTKAALIAMMRCLAMEVVKRGIRANCLSPALVETPLLDATATLVGSMEKERGNYPLGFGQPEDVANAAVFLLSQASRWITGTTLVMDGGLTIS, from the coding sequence ATGGACGCAACGCCCACCCCCTTCCACCTGCAGGGACAGCGCATCCTCGTCACGGGGGCCACTTCGGGCCTGGGCCATGCCATCGCCATCGCCTGCGCACGCATGGGAGCTCAAGTCATCGGCGTGGGCCGCGACGAAGAGCGCCTCACCCGCACGTTGCAGGCACTGCAAGCCGTCGCACCGGCAGCCGAGCACCTCGTGGTGCGTGCAGACCTGACCCAGCCTACCGATCGCTCCGCGCTGGTGGAGCAGATCGCTTCTGTGCCATTGAACGGCATCGTCCACAGCGCAGGCATTTCCCGCCTGTCTCCCGTGCGAATGATCACGGAACAGCATCTGCGCGAAGTGCAGAGCATCAACGTGGACGCCCCGATGCTGCTGACGCAGACCCTTCTCAAGCGCAACCTGATCGCGCCGGGAGGATCGATGGTGTTCATCGCCTCGATCGCCGCACACATCGGTGTGCCGGGAGTGGCCGCCTACTCGGGCACCAAGGCCGCATTGATTGCGATGATGCGCTGCCTCGCGATGGAGGTCGTCAAGCGGGGCATCCGAGCCAACTGCCTCTCGCCCGCCCTGGTTGAAACGCCATTGCTCGACGCCACCGCCACGCTCGTGGGCTCAATGGAAAAGGAGCGAGGCAACTACCCGCTCGGTTTCGGCCAGCCGGAGGACGTGGCCAATGCCGCCGTGTTCCTGCTGTCCCAGGCCAGCCGATGGATCACCGGCACAACGCTGGTGATGGACGGCGGCCTCACCATCAGTTGA
- a CDS encoding NeuD/PglB/VioB family sugar acetyltransferase: MAAPSTDTSAPHRNLLIVGAGGFGREVLTYVEDDNPLFRPKGFLDSRTSALNGMQRSIGIVGDPMTYIPVDGDVFMAALGDPMARYKYTEVLRSVHDVDFATVVHPQAHVTRHARLGRGCIIAPRVGISVDVQLGDFVCVQEYTVIGHDVRVGDWCQINSHCSIGGGAKIGNFVSIHPNCVITSGTVIGDNVKVGAGSVVYGRIPPNITIMGNPARRFSWS; this comes from the coding sequence ATGGCTGCGCCCTCCACGGATACGTCCGCTCCGCATCGAAACCTGCTCATTGTGGGCGCTGGTGGCTTCGGCCGCGAAGTCCTGACGTATGTCGAAGACGACAACCCGCTGTTTCGCCCCAAGGGCTTTCTGGATTCGCGCACTTCGGCGCTGAACGGCATGCAGCGCTCGATCGGCATCGTGGGCGACCCCATGACCTACATCCCCGTGGATGGCGACGTTTTCATGGCCGCACTGGGCGATCCGATGGCGAGATACAAGTACACCGAGGTACTGCGATCGGTCCACGACGTCGACTTCGCCACGGTCGTGCATCCCCAGGCCCATGTGACGCGGCATGCCCGGCTAGGCCGTGGCTGCATCATCGCACCCCGTGTCGGCATTTCGGTGGATGTCCAGTTGGGCGATTTCGTGTGCGTCCAGGAATATACGGTCATCGGGCACGACGTCCGCGTCGGGGATTGGTGCCAGATCAACAGCCACTGCTCCATCGGCGGCGGCGCGAAGATCGGCAACTTCGTGTCGATCCATCCCAATTGCGTCATCACCAGCGGCACGGTCATCGGCGACAACGTCAAGGTCGGTGCGGGCAGCGTGGTGTATGGCCGCATTCCGCCCAACATCACCATCATGGGCAATCCGGCCCGGCGCTTTTCCTGGAGTTGA